From one Lycium barbarum isolate Lr01 chromosome 6, ASM1917538v2, whole genome shotgun sequence genomic stretch:
- the LOC132645368 gene encoding serine/threonine-protein phosphatase 7 long form homolog translates to MEFPWVCVHPGPEVYDMLTLQEKHRSQAVWDGSLRGPTGCLFPRRTDIEFWKHVRRHPFHPRILDYFGLCGFRGVVEVGCVSYDWAVITALIERWRPETHTFHLRTGEATITLQDIELRFGLVVDGNSLNDLNARNIGIVGWQQLIHELTGWAPDLDCFNGVSRLEVHKLIEYIRGLDDITDQTPEIDMQQRVRLYLLWVCGGTIFPDKSGDLLNLDYLLDMRNLRAMSRQAWGAAALSYLYTCLCLASLRKAKDVCGFISLLQVWAWERIIPMQPPPRTLPPHTALARKWSHRKARENEARVVLPICRDVLDNLTDGQFVWQPYSDAIINGLPECRRGRDI, encoded by the exons atggagtttccatgggtatgcgtacatccggggccagaagtgtacgatatgttaacactccaggagaagcatcgatCACAGGCTGTGTGGGATGGTTCCTTGAGAGGACCGACCGGATGCCTGTTTCCTCGCCGCACAGATATCGAATTTTGGAAGCACGTGAGGcgtcatccttttcatcctcgcatccttgactactttggcctgtgtggatttaggggagtagtagaggtaggatgtgtatcatatgattgggcagtcatcactgcacttatagagagatggcgtcctgagacgcacacctttcatctgcgtacaggtgaggcgaccatcacattacaagatattgagCTCAGGTTTGGCTTGGTTGTTGATGGTAATtccttgaatgatcttaatgctaGAAACATAGGTATTGTTGGCTGGCAACAATTGATCCATGAGCTTACTGGTTGGGCACCCGATCtggattgttttaatggtgttagtaggttagaagtacataaattaattgaatatattagaggcttagatgacattacagatcagaccccagaaattgatatgcaacagcgggttaggttgtacttgctatgggtttgtggcggcacgatatttccggataagtccggtgacttacttaatttagactatttgcttgacatgcgtaaccttagagcaatgagtagacaagcttggggagcggctgcattgtcatatttgtatacttgtttatgcctcgcttcgttgaggaaagccaaggatgtgtgtggattcatttccttattgcag gtttgggcttgggagcgaatTATACCGATGCAGCCACCACCCAGGACCCTTCCGCCACACACGGCTCTTGCACGAAAGTGGAGTCATCGTAAAGCTCGCGAAAATGAGGCACGTGTTGTGCTACccatatgtagggatgtattggacaacctaacagatggtcag TTTGTGTGGCAGCCTTATTCAGATGCCATCATTAATGGACTCCCTGAGTGTCGGCGTGGCCGAGATATTTAG
- the LOC132599958 gene encoding uncharacterized protein LOC132599958 — protein sequence MMMKCKNNKKQRKRDDHNSKKSNVKVVYISTPMKVKTSATRFRSLVQELTGRDSDIARIMETNGMTEFEDIHHELLPTKSSSPSPSPSPSPSSSLLPAKSSSYSSSVSSESNYFMEPNFNDLFSGQMEEQFLDLLANSSNYLPSSSIDYSAEVDVLGSYDAL from the coding sequence ATGATGATGAAGTGCAAGAATAACAAGAAACAAAGGAAGAGAGACGACCATAATTCAAAGAAGTCGAATGTCAAAGTTGTGTATATTTCTACGCCTATGAAAGTAAAGACTAGTGCCACGAGATTTAGGTCACTTGTGCAAGAACTCACAGGACGGGACTCGGATATAGCTAGAATCATGGAGACCAATGGGATGACGGAGTTCGAAGATATTCATCATGAGTTGCTGCCAACAAAGTCGtcatcaccatcaccatcaccatcaccatcaccgTCATCATCTTTGTTGCCAGCAAAGTCGTCTAGTTATTCATCTTCAGTGAGCTCGGAGTCTAATTATTTTATGGAACCTAATTTTAATGATTTATTTAGCGGCCAAATGGAAGAGCAATTCCTTGATTTATTGGCTAATTCGTCAAATTATTTGCCATCTAGTAGTATTGATTATTCAGCTGAGGTTGATGTTCTCGGAAGCTATGATGCACTGTAG